A single genomic interval of Pelagerythrobacter marensis harbors:
- the rplP gene encoding 50S ribosomal protein L16 — protein MLQPKKTKFRKAFKGRIKGDAKGGTTLNFGSYGLKALEPERITARQIEAARRAITRHIKRQGRLWIRIFPDVPVSKKPAEVRQGKGKGSVEYWAARVKPGRILFELDGVAGPLAAEAFERAAMKLPVKTKVVARLGDNSHLEG, from the coding sequence ATGCTGCAACCGAAGAAAACCAAGTTCCGCAAGGCCTTCAAGGGCCGGATCAAGGGCGACGCCAAGGGCGGCACGACGCTGAATTTCGGCTCGTACGGCCTCAAGGCGCTCGAACCGGAACGCATCACCGCCCGCCAGATCGAGGCCGCGCGCCGTGCGATCACGCGCCACATCAAGCGCCAGGGCCGCCTGTGGATCCGCATTTTCCCCGACGTGCCGGTGTCGAAGAAGCCGGCCGAGGTCCGCCAGGGCAAGGGCAAGGGTTCGGTCGAATACTGGGCCGCCCGCGTGAAGCCGGGCCGGATCCTGTTCGAGCTGGACGGCGTTGCCGGCCCGCTCGCGGCCGAGGCGTTCGAGCGCGCCGCGATGAAGCTTCCCGTCAAGACCAAGGTTGTTGCCCGTCTCGGCGACAACTCGCACCTGGAGGGTTGA
- the rpmD gene encoding 50S ribosomal protein L30: MADKKKTIRIKQIGSPIRRPESQRKILVGLGLDKMHKIVERQDTPEVRGAIAKVQHLVAIVD; encoded by the coding sequence ATGGCTGACAAGAAGAAGACCATCAGGATCAAGCAGATCGGTTCGCCGATCCGCCGGCCGGAAAGCCAGCGCAAGATCCTCGTCGGGCTCGGCCTCGACAAGATGCACAAGATCGTCGAGCGCCAGGACACCCCCGAGGTGCGCGGCGCGATCGCCAAGGTGCAGCACCTGGTTGCGATCGTCGATTGA
- the rplN gene encoding 50S ribosomal protein L14, with amino-acid sequence MIQMQSNLDVADNSGAKRVQCIKVLGGSKRRTASVGDVIVVSVKEAQPRARVKKGDVHRAVIVRTKKDVRRPDGSAIRFDSNAAVLVNKNEEPIGTRIFGPVVRELRGRGFMKIISLAPEVL; translated from the coding sequence ATGATTCAGATGCAATCGAACCTAGACGTCGCGGACAACAGCGGCGCGAAGCGCGTCCAGTGCATCAAGGTGCTGGGCGGGTCGAAGCGCCGCACCGCGAGCGTCGGCGACGTGATCGTCGTCTCCGTCAAGGAGGCGCAGCCGCGCGCCCGCGTCAAGAAGGGCGACGTTCACCGCGCGGTGATCGTGCGCACGAAGAAGGACGTGCGCCGTCCCGATGGCAGCGCGATCCGTTTCGATTCGAACGCCGCCGTCCTCGTCAACAAGAACGAGGAACCGATCGGCACGCGTATCTTCGGCCCGGTGGTGCGCGAACTGCGCGGCCGCGGGTTCATGAAGATCATCTCGCTCGCTCCGGAGGTGCTGTAA
- the rpsH gene encoding 30S ribosomal protein S8, producing MAMTDPLGDMLTRIRNGQQAKKDSVLSPASKLRANVLEVLQREGYIRGYSEDSTGKHPALRIELKYFEGEPAIKHVARVSKPGRRIYSGSKELPTVRNGLGITIVSTPKGVLSDNEARTQNVGGEVLAEVF from the coding sequence ATGGCTATGACCGATCCCCTGGGTGATATGCTCACCCGTATCCGCAACGGCCAGCAGGCGAAGAAGGATTCCGTCCTTTCGCCCGCTTCCAAGCTGCGTGCGAACGTGCTCGAGGTTCTTCAGCGCGAAGGCTACATCCGTGGCTACAGCGAAGATTCGACCGGCAAGCACCCCGCGCTGCGGATCGAACTGAAGTATTTCGAGGGTGAGCCTGCGATCAAGCATGTCGCCCGTGTCTCCAAGCCGGGTCGCCGGATCTATTCGGGTTCGAAGGAACTTCCGACCGTCCGCAACGGCCTCGGCATCACTATCGTCTCGACGCCCAAGGGCGTGCTCTCGGACAACGAGGCGCGCACTCAGAACGTCGGCGGTGAAGTGCTGGCGGAGGTGTTCTGA
- the rpsS gene encoding 30S ribosomal protein S19, whose product MARSVWKGPFVELSLLKKAEDAQEAGGRAPIKTWSRRSTILPQFVGLTFNVYNGHKFIPVSVSEDMVGHKLGEFAPTRTFPGHAADKKGKR is encoded by the coding sequence ATGGCTCGTTCCGTCTGGAAAGGTCCGTTCGTCGAACTCAGCCTTCTGAAGAAGGCCGAGGACGCACAGGAAGCGGGTGGCCGTGCGCCGATCAAGACCTGGTCGCGTCGCAGCACGATCCTTCCGCAATTCGTCGGCCTGACGTTCAACGTCTACAATGGCCACAAGTTCATCCCGGTCTCGGTCTCCGAAGACATGGTCGGTCACAAGCTCGGTGAATTCGCGCCCACGCGCACGTTCCCCGGCCACGCCGCCGACAAGAAGGGCAAGCGCTAA
- the rplC gene encoding 50S ribosomal protein L3 — protein MRTGVIAKKVGMTRLFQEDGRHVPVTVLALEDCQVVSHRTADRDGYFAVQLGAGEAKQKNVNKPQREAFAKAEVPLKMKVAEFRVENEEGLVPVGATISAEHFVAGQKVDITGHTQGKGFAGAMKRWGFGGLRATHGVSLSHRSHGSTGNRQDPGRVFKNKKMAGHMGDRQRTQQNLEIVRTDATRGLLFVKGSVPGSKNGWLLVRDAVKLPLPEGAPFPGAILEKKTTAPEHDEADAGLVESAAEHEVNEQVDAEQQKKLLAEQEAGAESEATENSTDGQAAGESKES, from the coding sequence ATGCGCACCGGCGTTATCGCAAAGAAAGTCGGGATGACCCGCCTGTTCCAGGAGGATGGACGTCACGTTCCCGTGACCGTCCTCGCGCTGGAAGACTGCCAGGTCGTTTCGCACCGCACCGCCGACCGCGATGGCTATTTCGCGGTCCAGCTCGGCGCGGGCGAGGCCAAGCAGAAGAACGTGAACAAGCCGCAGCGCGAAGCTTTCGCCAAGGCGGAAGTTCCGCTGAAGATGAAAGTCGCCGAATTCCGCGTCGAGAACGAGGAAGGCCTGGTGCCGGTCGGCGCGACGATCAGCGCCGAGCACTTCGTTGCCGGGCAGAAGGTCGACATCACCGGCCACACGCAGGGCAAGGGCTTTGCCGGCGCGATGAAGCGCTGGGGCTTCGGCGGTCTGCGCGCGACGCACGGCGTCTCGCTCAGCCACCGTTCGCACGGTTCGACCGGTAACCGCCAGGATCCGGGCCGCGTCTTCAAGAACAAGAAGATGGCCGGCCACATGGGCGACCGCCAGCGGACGCAGCAGAACCTCGAGATCGTGCGCACCGACGCGACCCGCGGCCTGCTGTTCGTCAAGGGCTCGGTCCCCGGCTCGAAGAACGGCTGGCTGCTGGTGCGCGACGCGGTGAAGCTGCCGCTTCCCGAAGGCGCACCGTTCCCCGGCGCGATCCTCGAGAAGAAGACGACCGCGCCCGAACACGACGAGGCCGATGCCGGCCTGGTCGAGAGCGCGGCCGAGCACGAGGTGAACGAGCAGGTCGATGCCGAGCAGCAGAAGAAGCTGCTCGCCGAACAGGAAGCCGGCGCCGAGAGCGAAGCAACCGAGAACAGCACCGACGGCCAGGCCGCCGGTGAGAGCAAGGAGTCCTGA
- the rplX gene encoding 50S ribosomal protein L24, whose product MAAAKIKKGDSVVVLSGKDKGRTGTVQKVMPKEGKIVVEGINVAARHRKPSQANPQGGIDRFEAPMPISKVAVADPKDGKPTRVRFEEKDGKKVRIAVKSGETIDG is encoded by the coding sequence ATGGCCGCCGCGAAGATCAAGAAGGGCGACAGCGTCGTCGTGCTCTCGGGCAAGGACAAGGGCCGCACCGGCACTGTCCAGAAGGTCATGCCGAAGGAAGGCAAGATCGTGGTCGAGGGCATCAACGTCGCCGCCCGTCACCGCAAGCCGAGCCAGGCCAACCCGCAAGGTGGCATCGACCGCTTCGAAGCGCCGATGCCGATCTCCAAGGTGGCCGTGGCCGATCCCAAGGACGGCAAGCCGACCCGCGTCCGTTTCGAAGAGAAGGACGGGAAGAAGGTCCGCATTGCCGTCAAGTCCGGGGAGACTATCGATGGCTGA
- the rplF gene encoding 50S ribosomal protein L6, with protein MSRIGKKPVAIPSGVTATIDNGTLTVKGPKGTLSMGLVDEVVYKLENDEISVQPANDSRRSRDFWGMQRTLVSNLVEGVTEGYTKVLEISGVGFRAQAQGRKLKLQLGFSHDVDLDVPEGIEVKTPDQTTVEISGIDKQSVGQFAAEIRRWRKPEPYKGKGIKYRGEYIFRKEGKKK; from the coding sequence ATGAGCCGCATCGGCAAGAAGCCGGTAGCGATCCCGAGCGGGGTCACTGCCACGATCGATAACGGAACGCTGACCGTGAAAGGGCCGAAAGGCACCCTTTCGATGGGGCTTGTGGACGAAGTGGTCTACAAGCTCGAGAACGACGAGATTTCGGTGCAGCCGGCCAACGACAGCCGCCGTTCGCGCGATTTCTGGGGGATGCAGCGCACGCTCGTTTCCAATCTCGTGGAAGGCGTGACCGAAGGCTACACCAAAGTGCTCGAGATTTCGGGCGTCGGTTTCCGCGCGCAGGCTCAGGGGCGTAAGCTCAAGCTGCAGCTCGGCTTCAGTCACGACGTCGATCTCGACGTGCCCGAGGGTATCGAGGTGAAGACCCCCGACCAGACCACGGTCGAGATCAGCGGGATCGACAAACAGTCCGTCGGGCAGTTCGCCGCAGAGATCCGCCGTTGGCGCAAGCCCGAGCCGTACAAGGGCAAGGGCATCAAGTATCGCGGTGAGTACATCTTCCGCAAGGAAGGGAAGAAGAAGTAA
- the rplR gene encoding 50S ribosomal protein L18: MAKLSLFERRRRRVRTALRSRAGDRPRLSVHRTGKHIYAQIIDDTQGRTLAAASTLGGKASGANVDAAKQVGKDIAAAAKKAGVTAVVFDRGGFLFHGRVKALADAAREGGLEF, from the coding sequence ATGGCCAAGCTTTCCCTTTTCGAACGCCGCCGTCGCCGTGTTCGCACGGCTTTGCGCAGTCGTGCCGGCGATCGCCCGCGCCTGTCGGTTCATCGCACCGGCAAGCATATCTATGCCCAGATTATCGACGATACGCAGGGCAGGACCCTGGCTGCTGCGTCGACCCTGGGCGGCAAGGCCTCGGGCGCCAATGTCGATGCTGCAAAGCAGGTCGGCAAGGATATCGCCGCGGCTGCCAAGAAGGCGGGCGTGACCGCTGTCGTGTTCGATCGCGGCGGGTTCCTGTTTCACGGCCGCGTCAAGGCGCTGGCCGACGCCGCCCGCGAAGGCGGGCTGGAGTTTTGA
- the rpsE gene encoding 30S ribosomal protein S5, which translates to MMAEENKTENTETPKVEETKAEETKVETVEAKAETEHAVTEEPKIDNAGSTPISTTAPTEAGENQSAAGGDPSQPRGRGRGGRDGGGDRGGGRGRGRGRDDRRGGRREEEDDGIIEKLVHINRVSKTVKGGKRFGFAALVVVGDGSGRVGFGHGKAREVPEAISKATASARKKMIRVPLKEGRTLHHDGNGRFGAGKVTLRTAPPGTGIIAGGPMRAVFESLGVADVVTKSVGTSNPYNMIRATFDALQEQTSPKSVAQRRGKKVADLLGRGGASEAEAEADAAAIAE; encoded by the coding sequence ATGATGGCTGAAGAAAACAAGACCGAAAACACCGAGACGCCCAAGGTCGAAGAGACCAAGGCGGAAGAAACCAAGGTCGAAACGGTCGAGGCCAAGGCCGAGACCGAACACGCCGTGACCGAAGAGCCGAAGATCGACAATGCGGGCTCCACCCCGATTTCGACCACGGCTCCGACCGAAGCGGGCGAGAACCAGTCCGCTGCCGGCGGCGATCCTTCCCAGCCGCGCGGACGCGGCCGGGGCGGGCGCGACGGCGGCGGCGACCGCGGTGGCGGTCGTGGCCGCGGGCGCGGTCGCGACGATCGCCGCGGCGGCCGCCGCGAGGAAGAAGACGACGGCATCATCGAGAAGCTCGTCCACATCAACCGCGTTTCGAAGACGGTGAAGGGCGGCAAGCGCTTCGGCTTTGCGGCGCTGGTCGTGGTCGGCGACGGTTCGGGCCGGGTCGGTTTCGGCCACGGCAAGGCGCGCGAAGTGCCCGAAGCGATTTCGAAGGCGACCGCTTCGGCGCGCAAGAAGATGATCCGCGTTCCGCTGAAGGAAGGCCGCACGCTGCACCACGACGGCAACGGCCGTTTCGGTGCCGGCAAGGTGACCTTGCGCACCGCGCCTCCGGGCACCGGCATCATTGCCGGCGGTCCGATGCGCGCCGTGTTCGAGAGCCTGGGCGTGGCCGACGTGGTGACCAAGTCGGTCGGCACGTCCAACCCCTACAACATGATCCGCGCCACTTTCGATGCGCTGCAGGAACAGACTTCGCCGAAGTCGGTTGCGCAGCGTCGCGGCAAGAAGGTCGCCGACCTGCTCGGCCGCGGTGGCGCCAGCGAGGCGGAGGCCGAGGCCGACGCCGCGGCTATTGCGGAGTAA
- the rplV gene encoding 50S ribosomal protein L22, which yields MGKQKAPRRVGENEALAVGTTIRGSAQKLNLVAELIRGKKAEDALNILAFSKKAMAKDASKVLASAIANAENNHDLDVDALVVAEASVGKSITMKRFHTRGRGKSTRILKPFSRLRIVVREQEEA from the coding sequence ATGGGCAAGCAGAAAGCTCCCCGCCGCGTGGGCGAAAACGAGGCTCTGGCCGTCGGCACCACGATCCGTGGTTCGGCGCAGAAGCTGAATCTCGTCGCCGAACTGATCCGCGGCAAGAAGGCCGAGGACGCGCTGAACATTCTCGCGTTCTCGAAGAAGGCGATGGCGAAGGACGCATCGAAAGTGCTCGCCTCGGCGATCGCCAATGCCGAGAACAACCACGACCTGGATGTCGACGCGCTGGTGGTGGCGGAAGCTTCCGTCGGCAAGTCGATTACCATGAAGCGCTTCCACACGCGCGGACGGGGCAAGAGCACCCGCATCCTCAAGCCGTTCAGCCGGCTGCGCATCGTGGTTCGCGAGCAGGAAGAGGCGTAA
- the rplD gene encoding 50S ribosomal protein L4: MKVKVQKLDGKAAGDVELNDAVFGVEPRADILHRVVTWQLENRRGTARPTRERSDVARTGKKFGRQKGSGGARHGDRGAPIFIGGGKAHGARKRDFDPSLNKKIRALGLRMALSSKAKDGLVVVDSLDLKDAKTKAVAEAFGKNGWNGKVLVIDGDAVNEGFRKAAGNLKGVNVLPAVGANVYDILKHDTLVLTRDAVEKLEARFNG; this comes from the coding sequence GTGAAGGTCAAGGTCCAGAAACTCGACGGCAAGGCGGCCGGCGACGTGGAACTGAACGATGCCGTGTTCGGCGTCGAACCGCGTGCCGACATCCTGCATCGCGTCGTCACCTGGCAGCTCGAGAACCGGCGCGGCACGGCCCGCCCGACTCGCGAGCGTTCGGACGTGGCGCGCACGGGCAAGAAGTTCGGCCGGCAGAAGGGTTCGGGCGGCGCTCGCCACGGCGATCGCGGCGCTCCGATCTTCATCGGCGGCGGCAAGGCGCACGGCGCGCGCAAGCGCGACTTCGACCCCTCGCTGAACAAGAAGATCCGCGCGCTCGGCCTGCGCATGGCGCTTTCGAGCAAGGCGAAGGACGGCTTGGTCGTCGTCGACAGCCTCGATCTGAAAGACGCCAAGACGAAGGCCGTTGCCGAAGCGTTCGGCAAGAACGGCTGGAACGGCAAGGTCCTGGTGATCGACGGCGATGCGGTGAACGAAGGTTTCCGCAAGGCAGCCGGCAATCTCAAGGGCGTCAACGTCCTGCCGGCGGTGGGCGCCAACGTCTACGACATCCTGAAGCACGACACGCTGGTCCTGACCAGGGACGCGGTCGAAAAGCTGGAGGCGCGCTTCAATGGCTAA
- the rpmC gene encoding 50S ribosomal protein L29: MSKMEDLRTKTDDQLDAQLTELKREQFNLRFQAATNQLEAPARIRQVRREIAQIKTLQNERAAAAEAKA, translated from the coding sequence GTGAGCAAGATGGAAGACCTCCGCACCAAGACCGACGACCAGCTCGACGCCCAGCTCACCGAGCTGAAGCGCGAGCAGTTCAACCTCCGCTTCCAGGCGGCGACCAACCAGTTGGAAGCCCCGGCGCGGATTCGCCAGGTCCGCCGCGAAATCGCGCAGATCAAGACTCTGCAGAACGAGCGCGCGGCCGCGGCCGAAGCCAAGGCTTGA
- the rpsC gene encoding 30S ribosomal protein S3 translates to MGQKSNPIGLRLQINRTWDSRWYAEGRDYAKLLKEDIEIRKHIIESLPQAAISKVVIERPAKLCRISIYAARPGVIIGKKGADIEKLRTKLSSMTESEVKLNIVEIRKPEVDAKLVAQGIADQLVRRVAFRRAMKRAMQSAMRLGAEGIKIVCGGRLGGAEIARVEQYREGRVPLHTLRANIDYAEAEALTAYGIIGIKVWVFKGEILGHDPTAQDRLMMESQTSGVRPAR, encoded by the coding sequence ATGGGCCAGAAGAGCAATCCGATCGGTCTGCGCCTGCAGATCAACCGCACCTGGGACAGCCGCTGGTACGCCGAAGGGCGCGACTATGCCAAGCTGCTCAAGGAAGACATCGAGATCCGCAAGCACATCATCGAGAGCCTGCCGCAGGCGGCGATCTCGAAGGTCGTGATCGAGCGTCCGGCCAAGCTGTGCCGCATTTCGATCTATGCCGCGCGTCCCGGCGTCATCATCGGCAAGAAGGGCGCGGATATCGAGAAGCTGCGCACCAAGCTTTCGTCGATGACCGAGAGCGAGGTGAAGCTGAACATCGTCGAGATCCGCAAGCCGGAAGTCGATGCCAAGCTCGTCGCGCAGGGCATTGCCGACCAGCTCGTGCGCCGCGTGGCCTTCCGCCGCGCGATGAAGCGCGCGATGCAGTCGGCCATGCGTCTGGGTGCCGAAGGCATCAAGATCGTCTGCGGCGGCCGTCTCGGCGGGGCGGAAATCGCCCGTGTCGAACAGTACCGCGAAGGCCGCGTGCCGCTGCACACGCTGCGCGCCAACATCGACTATGCCGAAGCCGAGGCGCTGACCGCCTATGGCATCATCGGGATCAAGGTGTGGGTCTTCAAAGGCGAGATCCTGGGCCACGATCCGACGGCGCAGGACCGTCTGATGATGGAATCGCAGACCTCCGGCGTCCGTCCGGCGCGCTGA
- the rplE gene encoding 50S ribosomal protein L5 has product MADKYVPRMRARYDEQIVKAMTEKFGYKNRLEVPRLEKITLNMGVGEASQDKKKVQVAAEEMALIAGQKPVITKAKKSIAQFKLREGMPIGCKVTLRRERMYEFLDRLVTIAMPRIRDFRGLNPKSFDGRGNYAMGLKEQIIFPEISYDKIEKVRGMDIIVTTTAKTDEEARELLRLFGFPFPAEQAAEKKEAA; this is encoded by the coding sequence ATGGCTGACAAGTACGTTCCGCGCATGCGCGCCCGCTATGACGAGCAGATCGTCAAGGCGATGACCGAGAAGTTCGGTTACAAGAACCGGCTCGAGGTTCCGCGCCTGGAGAAGATCACGCTCAACATGGGCGTGGGCGAGGCGAGCCAGGATAAGAAGAAGGTCCAGGTGGCGGCCGAGGAAATGGCTCTGATCGCCGGCCAGAAGCCGGTTATCACGAAGGCCAAAAAATCGATCGCGCAATTCAAGCTGCGCGAGGGTATGCCGATCGGCTGCAAGGTCACCCTGCGCCGCGAACGCATGTATGAGTTCCTCGACCGCCTGGTGACTATCGCGATGCCGCGCATCCGCGACTTCCGCGGATTGAACCCGAAGAGTTTCGACGGGCGCGGCAACTATGCGATGGGTCTGAAGGAACAGATCATCTTCCCCGAGATCAGCTACGACAAGATCGAGAAGGTCCGGGGCATGGATATCATCGTGACCACGACGGCGAAGACCGACGAGGAAGCCCGCGAACTGTTGCGCCTGTTCGGTTTCCCGTTCCCTGCGGAGCAGGCCGCCGAAAAGAAGGAGGCCGCGTGA
- the rplO gene encoding 50S ribosomal protein L15, with the protein MKLTDIRDNPGARKGRIRVGRGIGSGKGKTGGRGQKGQKSRSGVAIKGFEGGQMPLHMRLPKRGFNNPFGKDYAEVNLGMVQKFIDAGKLDAKKVVDHEALKAAGLARGGKDGVRLLGKGELKAKVQFKVTGASKGAIQAVEKAGGSVEVAEAKPSEDEKKTARREANKAAKAE; encoded by the coding sequence ATGAAACTGACAGACATCCGTGACAACCCCGGTGCCCGCAAGGGCCGCATCCGCGTCGGGCGCGGCATCGGCTCGGGCAAGGGCAAGACCGGCGGCCGCGGCCAGAAGGGGCAGAAGAGCCGTTCGGGCGTTGCCATCAAGGGCTTCGAAGGCGGCCAGATGCCGCTTCACATGCGCCTGCCGAAGCGCGGCTTCAACAATCCGTTCGGCAAGGACTATGCCGAAGTGAACCTGGGCATGGTCCAGAAGTTCATCGACGCGGGCAAGCTCGATGCCAAGAAGGTCGTCGACCACGAGGCGCTCAAGGCCGCGGGCCTGGCGCGCGGCGGCAAGGACGGCGTGCGCCTGCTGGGCAAGGGCGAGCTGAAGGCGAAAGTCCAGTTCAAGGTCACCGGCGCCAGCAAGGGTGCGATCCAGGCGGTCGAGAAGGCCGGCGGTTCGGTGGAAGTCGCCGAAGCGAAGCCGTCGGAAGACGAGAAGAAGACCGCTCGGCGCGAGGCCAACAAGGCCGCCAAGGCCGAGTAA
- the rpsQ gene encoding 30S ribosomal protein S17 yields MPKRILIGTVTSDKTDKTVTVLVERKVKHPLYGKIIRRSKKYHAHDEANEYKLGDTVRIEETRPISKTKTWRVIDTVKAGGVQAVEADLDVEATGN; encoded by the coding sequence ATGCCGAAGCGTATCCTGATCGGGACTGTCACCTCCGACAAGACCGACAAGACCGTCACCGTGCTGGTCGAGCGCAAGGTGAAACACCCGCTTTACGGGAAGATCATCCGCCGTTCGAAGAAGTACCACGCGCACGACGAAGCGAACGAATACAAGCTGGGCGACACCGTCCGGATCGAAGAGACCAGACCGATCTCCAAGACCAAGACCTGGCGCGTGATCGACACGGTCAAGGCCGGCGGGGTCCAGGCGGTCGAGGCCGATCTCGACGTCGAAGCCACCGGCAATTGA
- the rplB gene encoding 50S ribosomal protein L2 → MALKNYKPTSPARRGLILVDKSGLYKGKPVKSLTEGKRKTGGRNNKGHVTSRGMGGGHKQKYRYVDFKRRKWNVAGTVERIEYDPNRTAFIALVKYDDGELAYILAPQRLAVGDKVVAGEKTDTKPGNAMLLGQMPVGTICHNVEMKPGKGGQIARSAGAYVQLVGRDRGMVIVRLNSGEQRYLRADCMGTVGAVSNPDNQNQNLGKAGRRRWMGVKPLTRGVAKNPVDHPHGGGEGRTSGGRHPVTPWGKPTKGARTRKNKATDKMIIRSRHAKKKR, encoded by the coding sequence ATGGCACTCAAGAACTACAAACCGACGAGCCCCGCGCGCCGCGGCCTCATTCTTGTCGACAAGTCCGGCCTGTACAAGGGCAAGCCGGTCAAGTCGCTGACCGAAGGCAAGCGCAAGACGGGCGGCCGCAACAACAAGGGTCATGTCACCTCGCGCGGCATGGGCGGCGGCCACAAGCAGAAGTATCGCTACGTCGACTTCAAGCGTCGCAAGTGGAACGTGGCGGGCACGGTCGAGCGGATCGAGTACGATCCCAACCGCACCGCGTTCATCGCGCTGGTCAAGTACGACGATGGCGAGCTGGCCTATATCCTGGCGCCGCAGCGGCTTGCCGTGGGCGACAAGGTGGTGGCGGGCGAGAAGACCGACACCAAGCCGGGCAACGCGATGCTGCTGGGCCAGATGCCGGTCGGCACGATCTGCCACAACGTGGAGATGAAGCCGGGCAAGGGCGGGCAGATCGCCCGTTCCGCCGGCGCCTACGTCCAGCTGGTGGGCCGCGATCGCGGCATGGTGATCGTGCGCCTCAACTCGGGCGAGCAGCGTTACCTGCGGGCCGATTGCATGGGTACGGTCGGCGCGGTGTCGAACCCCGACAACCAGAACCAGAACCTGGGCAAGGCCGGCCGCCGCCGCTGGATGGGCGTCAAGCCGCTCACCCGCGGCGTGGCCAAGAACCCGGTCGATCACCCGCACGGCGGCGGCGAAGGCCGCACCTCGGGCGGCCGCCACCCGGTTACCCCGTGGGGCAAGCCGACCAAGGGCGCCCGGACCCGCAAGAACAAGGCGACGGACAAGATGATTATCCGTTCACGCCACGCGAAGAAGAAGAGGTAA
- the rpsN gene encoding 30S ribosomal protein S14 — translation MAKLSSINKNERRKKLVKKYAGKYARLKAIANDESLDESERLIARLKMAEIPRNGNPTRVRNRCTTTGRPRGYYRKFGLNRIELRDLGNKGLIPGLTKSSW, via the coding sequence ATGGCGAAACTGAGTTCCATCAACAAGAACGAGCGTCGTAAGAAGCTCGTCAAGAAGTACGCGGGCAAGTACGCCCGACTGAAGGCGATTGCCAATGACGAGTCGCTCGACGAAAGCGAGCGGCTGATCGCGCGCCTGAAGATGGCGGAAATCCCGCGTAACGGAAATCCGACCCGTGTGCGCAACCGTTGCACCACCACCGGCCGCCCGCGCGGCTATTACCGCAAGTTCGGCCTCAACCGCATCGAACTGCGCGACCTCGGCAACAAGGGCCTGATTCCCGGCCTGACCAAGTCGAGCTGGTGA
- a CDS encoding 50S ribosomal protein L23, translating to MAKKQEIDARHYDVILAPHITEKSTLLSEQNGVVFKVANDATKPQIKEAVEALFDVKVTGVNTLVVKGKSKRWRGKPYKRSDLKKAVVTLAEGDSIDVTGGI from the coding sequence ATGGCTAAGAAGCAGGAAATCGATGCGCGTCATTACGACGTGATCCTCGCCCCCCACATCACCGAGAAGTCGACTCTGCTGTCCGAGCAGAACGGCGTCGTCTTCAAGGTGGCGAACGATGCGACCAAGCCGCAGATCAAGGAAGCGGTCGAGGCGCTGTTCGATGTCAAGGTGACGGGCGTGAATACATTGGTCGTCAAAGGCAAGTCGAAGCGCTGGCGGGGCAAGCCCTACAAGCGCAGCGACCTGAAGAAGGCGGTCGTGACGCTCGCGGAAGGTGACTCGATCGACGTCACCGGCGGAATCTGA